The DNA sequence CGGAGTGGGCTGTCTCCTGCCGGAGGCCGACGTCGGCTATCACCGTATTGAACCGGGGGATGTAGTGATTATCAACGGCCCCCTCGGCAACCACGGTCTTTCGGTCCTCCTCGCGCGGGAATCCTTCAGTTTCAAAACAAAGATCTATAGTGACTGCGCGCCTCTTAATACGATGACAGAAGATCTGTTAAAACAATTCAAGGGCATCAAGTTCATGCGGGACCTCACCAGGGGAGGTCTTGCGACAAATGCCAAAGAGATAGCGCTTTCCGCGACGAAAGATATCCGGCTCGATGCGGCAGCCATCCCTGTTGATGATGAGGTGAAAGGTATCTGTGAGACGCTCGGGCTTGATCCCCTTTACCTTGCCAACGAGGGCAAGTTCCTCGCCATCGTCTCGGGAAAAGAGGCAGACACGATGGCAGCATATTTGCGGGAACAATGGGGCGCCGGACGGGCCTCTATCATCGGCAGGATTGATGAAGGAAAGGGTGATCTCTATCTCAAGACCTATCTCGGCGGCACAAGGCGCCTGCAGATGCTTGCCGGGGCGCCGCTACCGAGGATCTGCTGACACACCCGGTGTCTCCCG is a window from the Syntrophorhabdaceae bacterium genome containing:
- the hypE gene encoding hydrogenase expression/formation protein HypE; the encoded protein is MKKLNDVILLAHGDGGLLTHQLLEKYFLPSFRNDLLAPLSDAALFEMQAGSMAVTTDAFVVYPIFFPGGDIGKLAICGTVNDLAVSGAKPLYLTASFIIEEGFALSDLERIIVSMAETCHEAGVSIIAGDTKVVGRGQADKIFITTTGVGCLLPEADVGYHRIEPGDVVIINGPLGNHGLSVLLARESFSFKTKIYSDCAPLNTMTEDLLKQFKGIKFMRDLTRGGLATNAKEIALSATKDIRLDAAAIPVDDEVKGICETLGLDPLYLANEGKFLAIVSGKEADTMAAYLREQWGAGRASIIGRIDEGKGDLYLKTYLGGTRRLQMLAGAPLPRIC